The Jiangella sp. DSM 45060 genome contains the following window.
TTGACCACGCCCATCCACCGAACCACGGTGACCGGTTCGTTATCAAGCCCAACTGGACAGAAAGGTCCGTCTGCCCCTGGGCCGGTGCCGGGATCGGGCCTCTGCCCGGTCGCCTCCCACCCTGCATACATGGGCTTTCACCTGCATCGATGGCGACCAGCGCGGCTCGGCCGGCGCCGAACCCGGGCCCGTCGAGGATGACGCCGCCCAGTACGGACCACCGCCGTCGAACGCGGCGGCTCCGGCCCCGCGTATGCCGCAGCCGCTCGGGGTACGGGTCCGTCCACCGGAAGGGAGCAACCGTGAAGGCCGTGGTCCTGAACTGCACGCTCAAGCCGTCGCCGCAACCGTCCAACACCGGCGCGCTGGCCGACGTCGTTGCCGGATTCCTGGGTGAGGACGGCGTCGAGGTCACCGCGTTCCGGCTGGCCGACCTGAAGGTCCCGCCCGGCGTCCAGACCGATCTCGGCGACGGCGATGACTGGCCGCGGGTCCACGACGCGATCCTCGCCGCCGAAATCCTGGTCGTCGCCAGCCCGACGTGGGTGGGGCGGCCGTCGTCGCTGGCGCAGCGAGCGGTGGAGCGGATGGACGCGATGATCTCCGAGACCGCTGACGACGGCCGGCCGGTCGCGTTCGACAAGGTCGCCGGCGTCGTCGTCACCGGCAACGAGGACGGCGCGCACCACGTCATCTCCGAGCTGTGCGGGGCGATGATGGACATCGGGTTCACCATCCCGGCGCAGGCGTGGACCTACTGGCACCTCGGGCCCGGCCCCGGCCCCGACTATCTGGACGAGACCAAGGGCCACGACTGGGCGCACACCACCGGCCGCACCATGGCGGCCAACCTGGTTGCGACCGCCTCGGCGCTGGCCGCGTCGCCGCTGCCGTCGCCGGCCTGACACGGGCTCAGTCTCCCAGCAAGGTGCCGAGCGGGCCGAGGTCGAGGTCGAGGTCGCGGACGGTCAGCCCGTACCGGCCGCGCAGCTCGGCCATCGCCTCGTCCAGCCGCAGCAGGGCCTGGCCCAGCGCCTCCACCTGATCGTCGTCGAGGTCGCCCTCGTCGACGCGGCGCAGCGCCTGCCGCTCCATCAGCTGCCGGATCAGCTCGACGACCGTCAGGACGAGCTTGAACAGGTCCCGCTCGACGGAGTCCGCGTCGGCGTCGATGCGTTCCGGCAGGACGGCGGGCGGCCGGGTCATCGCCGCTCCTCCGCCCGGATCGAGCGGATCAGCGCGTGCAGCCGGACCTCCACCAGGTCGACGCCGGCGAGGGAGATGACGATGTCGCCGGAGAGCACGACGCCGGTGCCGAGCAGCCGGTCGAGCAGGTCGACCAGGGCGATCCGCGCGCCGTCGGGCGGCGCCGGGGCGAGCGTCACGACTCCTCCTCCACCGTGACGAACGAGTACGCTGGCCAGGGTCCGGCCAGCTCGAACCGGCAGTCCGGGTGCCGGTCACGCAACGCCTCCACCGTGGCGGCGAAGGCGTCCGCACCATCGAACGGCACGAGGTAGGCGCCGTTCAGGCACATCGGGGTGTCGTGACCGGTCAGCCGCTGGTCCTGGGCAGCGAGCCGGCGGGCGTCGGCGGCCTGCCGGGCCAGCTCCTCGTGCACCTGGCCGGCCACCGCCGTCGCATGGGCGAACGCGTCGCCGCGGGCGGAGGCGGCCGCTTTCCGGCGGGTCAGGTAGGCCGCGCCGGCGCCCGGCGCGCCCGGCGCCGGCTCCGCGTCGGGACGCGGCTCCACCGGCTGCGGCGCGTACACCTTGACGCTCCACTCGGCCCGCCCGGCGACCTCCTCCAGCGCACTCCGGAAGCCGTCGTGCCAGCGATCCAGCCGGCCGCGGACGGCGTCGTCGTCATCGACGATGGTGCCCAGCCGCAGCGGCGCCACCGGCGCCGCGCCGGCGACCCCGGCCACGACGGCGTGGTGCGCCCGCGCCGCCGTCTCCAGCCAGGCGAGGTCGGCGAGGTTGCGGGCCAGCCGCTCCTCGCCGAACGCACCGTCCGGTCCGACGTCGACGGTGCCGACGACGGCCGCGAGGTCGCGGTGGCGCACGAGGCGCACCGGTTCGTCCGCCACCCCGCGCAACCCGCCGACGACGTCGTCACCGACCGGCGCCGCGATCGCGTACAGGTAGCAGGCGGTCTCACTCATCGCGCTCCTCGCCGCTGGACAGCATCGGGTCGCGACGCCACCAGTCGATGCCCATCTCCTGGGCCTTGTCGACCGACGCCACCAGGAGCCTGATCCGGATCGTCAGCAGCTCGATGTCGAGCAGGTTCACCCGGATGTCACCGGCGATCACGATCCCCTTGTCCAGCACCCGTTCCAGGACGTCGGCGAGGTTCGCCGGCTGCGGCGGCGCGGCCAGCGCCGACCCGTACGGCCGGGTCAGCGGGGCGCGTTCTCGGGCCTGCGTCATGAGTTCAGTCCTCTCTCGACGCGCCGCGGGTGTAGCGCCGCACGCGCCGGTAACCGGTGAGGTCGCCGTCCTCATCGAGGTCGACGGCGTACTCGGCCAGCAGGTCGGTGGAGCGCGGGATCCGCTCCAGCTCGAGCACCTCGACCCGCACCCGCCAGCCGTCGTCGGTCCGGTGGATGCCGGTGACGGCCTCGGCCGTCCGCCCGCTGAGCGTGGCCAGTTGCTCGACCGCCCGCTCGGCCGCTTCCGTCGCCTTCACAGCAACCGCCCGATCAGCTCGTCCTCCATCGCCGCGGCCTCCTCCTCCGAGAGCAGCCCGGCGGCGCGGGCCTGCTCCACCTGCTCCAGGGCCTGGCGGACGGCGACGGGGTCGCGGTACTGCCGCTCGGCCTCGTCAGCGACCAGCCGGGCCGCCGCGACCGCCCCCCGCACGGACGCCAGCGGCCAGGTGACCAGTACGGTCAGGACACCCATGGGTCGTCACCCGGTACGAAGTCGTACGGTGCCGTCGGCCCGACCAGCCGGATCCGGCCCCGCCCGGTGAGGTCGCTCGCCGCCTGTTCCACGGCCCGTTCGAAGGCGTCGCGCCGCTCGTCGGCGACCAGGAACGCGATGTCGGCGAGGTAGTCGATCTCGCCCGCGGAACGGACGTTCCAGTCGGCGGCGGCCGGGGCGAGCAGGTCGAGCAGCGCCGCGCTGTCGGCGTCGCGCTTGAGCTCCAGTGCCCGCGCGACCAACTCGCCCAGCCGGATCCGCTCGGTCCAGCTCGCCTCGACGCTCTGGTCGCGGGTGCGCTCGCGCAGCGCGGCGATGTCCGCGTACTCCGCGACGATCTCGGCCAGCACGGCCTCCTCGTCGTAGCGGGCCCGGACGATGAACTGGCGGCAACCCGCCAGCTCGTCGAGGACCGCTGCGAAGTAGTCCGCGTTCGGCGCCAGCAACTCGGCCACGATGGCGTCCGTGTCGGACACCACGGAACCGAACCGCACCGGGATCACCGCGCAGCCCAGCGCCAGCGTGTCCGTCACGCGGCTGTGCGCGAGCAGGTCGTCGCGCCGCCCGAATACGCGGCCGGTGGCGATCTTCCCGGTCGCGGCGGCCACCGGGCCGTGGGCGACCAGCTCGACGCCGCCGTCGTCGATGCCGGTGAGCTCGTCCGGCACGGGCGCGCCGACCGGCACGACGGCGTACACGTAGTGCGCCGTCGGCACGGCCGTGTGGCCCTCCATCGTCGGTGCTACCTGCGTCGTCCTCATGCGTTCTGACTCCTCCGGCGGCGAGCGGTGGCCTTCTTGGCCGGCCGCCGCCGCTCCTCGTCCTCGTCGTCGTCGCCCGTGATGGCGTCCTTGATGCCCTCGATGGCGCCGGACGTCTTGCCCTTGGCGGCCTCGTGCACGCCGTCGCCCATCAGCTCGGTGAGGTCCTTGCCGCCGTGCTCGTACAGGTCGAGCCGGTTGGTGGCCTCGGCGAAGCGCAGATAGGTGTCGACGCTGGCGATGACGATGCGGGCGTCGATGGTCAGCAGTTCGATGCCGACCAGCGAGACGCGCACGTACGCGTCGATCACGAGT
Protein-coding sequences here:
- a CDS encoding flavodoxin family protein, coding for MKAVVLNCTLKPSPQPSNTGALADVVAGFLGEDGVEVTAFRLADLKVPPGVQTDLGDGDDWPRVHDAILAAEILVVASPTWVGRPSSLAQRAVERMDAMISETADDGRPVAFDKVAGVVVTGNEDGAHHVISELCGAMMDIGFTIPAQAWTYWHLGPGPGPDYLDETKGHDWAHTTGRTMAANLVATASALAASPLPSPA
- a CDS encoding gas vesicle protein K, producing MTRPPAVLPERIDADADSVERDLFKLVLTVVELIRQLMERQALRRVDEGDLDDDQVEALGQALLRLDEAMAELRGRYGLTVRDLDLDLGPLGTLLGD
- a CDS encoding gas vesicle protein encodes the protein MTLAPAPPDGARIALVDLLDRLLGTGVVLSGDIVISLAGVDLVEVRLHALIRSIRAEERR
- a CDS encoding GvpL/GvpF family gas vesicle protein — protein: MSETACYLYAIAAPVGDDVVGGLRGVADEPVRLVRHRDLAAVVGTVDVGPDGAFGEERLARNLADLAWLETAARAHHAVVAGVAGAAPVAPLRLGTIVDDDDAVRGRLDRWHDGFRSALEEVAGRAEWSVKVYAPQPVEPRPDAEPAPGAPGAGAAYLTRRKAAASARGDAFAHATAVAGQVHEELARQAADARRLAAQDQRLTGHDTPMCLNGAYLVPFDGADAFAATVEALRDRHPDCRFELAGPWPAYSFVTVEEES
- a CDS encoding gas vesicle protein — translated: MKATEAAERAVEQLATLSGRTAEAVTGIHRTDDGWRVRVEVLELERIPRSTDLLAEYAVDLDEDGDLTGYRRVRRYTRGASRED
- a CDS encoding gas vesicle protein GvpG, which codes for MGVLTVLVTWPLASVRGAVAAARLVADEAERQYRDPVAVRQALEQVEQARAAGLLSEEEAAAMEDELIGRLL
- a CDS encoding GvpL/GvpF family gas vesicle protein, with the translated sequence MRTTQVAPTMEGHTAVPTAHYVYAVVPVGAPVPDELTGIDDGGVELVAHGPVAAATGKIATGRVFGRRDDLLAHSRVTDTLALGCAVIPVRFGSVVSDTDAIVAELLAPNADYFAAVLDELAGCRQFIVRARYDEEAVLAEIVAEYADIAALRERTRDQSVEASWTERIRLGELVARALELKRDADSAALLDLLAPAAADWNVRSAGEIDYLADIAFLVADERRDAFERAVEQAASDLTGRGRIRLVGPTAPYDFVPGDDPWVS
- the gvpJ gene encoding gas vesicle protein GvpJ, producing MTMVNQRRSGGGQLQRPSPSGLADVIDIILDKGLVIDAYVRVSLVGIELLTIDARIVIASVDTYLRFAEATNRLDLYEHGGKDLTELMGDGVHEAAKGKTSGAIEGIKDAITGDDDEDEERRRPAKKATARRRRSQNA